A stretch of Apium graveolens cultivar Ventura unplaced genomic scaffold, ASM990537v1 ctg7048, whole genome shotgun sequence DNA encodes these proteins:
- the LOC141703732 gene encoding uncharacterized protein LOC141703732 translates to MVRLQALRGEFDLLKMKESEMVEEFYNRTILIVNQLRVSGEYISDKRVLEKILRSMTRKYEHVVVAIEESNDWNTFSLVELLGSLQSHELRIKQFNLSPSEQVFEVQDTSRGGFRGRGGRGSFRCRGQGRGKVQSENFNSYQRARGRARGGFNGRGKGNSFNFQCHYYHQIGHMKKDCYKRINDEKVSNFLHEDVEEKDESMLLVSNV, encoded by the coding sequence ATGGTGAGACTTCAAGCTCTAAGAGGTGAGTTTGATTTACTAAAGATGAAAGAAAGTGAAATGGTGGAGGAATTTTATAATCGAACAATTTTAATTGTTAATCAACTTCGTGTTAGTGGAGAATATATTTCGGATAAAAGAGTCTTGGAAAAAATTCTTCGTAGTATGACTCGAAAATATGAGCATGTTGTTGTGGCCATAGAAGAATCAAATGATTGGAATACTTTCTCTCTTGTAGAATTATTGGGTTCACTACAATCTCATGAACTCCGTATCAAGCAATTTAACCTCTCTCCTTCCGAGCAAGTTTTTGAAGTTCAGGACACCAGTCGTGGTGGTTTTAGAGGAAGAGGTGGAAGAGGATCATTTCGTTGTCGAGGACAAGGAAGAGGAAAGGTGCAAAGTGAAAATTTTAACTCATATCAAAGAGCAAGAGGAAGAGCTCGTGGAGGTTTCAATGGAAGAGGAAAAGGTAATTCTTTTAATTTTCAATGCCATTATTATCATCAAATTGGGCATATGAAAAAAGATTGTTATAAAAGAATTAATGATGAAAAAGTTTCCAATTTTCTACATGAGGATGTTGAGGAGAAAGATGAAAGTATGCTTCTTGTTAGCAATGTTTAA